Proteins found in one Aspergillus chevalieri M1 DNA, chromosome 2, nearly complete sequence genomic segment:
- the ARB1 gene encoding ATP-binding cassette family ATPase ARB1 (BUSCO:EOG092614E6;~COG:J;~EggNog:ENOG410PH57;~InterPro:IPR017871,IPR027417,IPR003593,IPR003439, IPR032781;~PFAM:PF12848,PF00005;~go_function: GO:0005524 - ATP binding [Evidence IEA];~go_function: GO:0016887 - ATPase activity [Evidence IEA]) → MVSASKAARLAKRGDEKKKPSKSKGNETQDADTSNPLPADEQPATTGEKMKDVEKLTAQMDKHGLSDRVTTGVLASQESSRDVKITSASLVFHGKVLFNDSTLELNYGRRYGLLGENGCGKSTLLKSIASREFPIPEHIDVYLLNEGAPPTEYGALEWVVRQAEEQMQRMEEKAEELLESLGPDSPILMDLYDEIDKMDPSTFHTRASLILTGLGFNKTTINKKTKDMSGGWRMRVALGKALFVKPSLLLLDDPTAHLDLEACVWLEEYMKKWDRTLVLVSHSMDFLNGVCTNMLDMRMKQLLYYGGNYDSYHKTRSEQETNQMKAYAKQQEEIAHIKKFIASAGTYANLVRQAKSRQKILDKMEADGFIQPVIPDRTFSFRFADVEKLPPPVLSFDDVSFSYSGKWEDTLYRNLDFGVDMDSRTALVGPNGVGKSTLLRLMTGKLSPIGGRVSRHTHLKLGMYSQHSAEQLDLTKSALEFVRDRFPEKSQDYQYWRQQLGRYGLSGESQMALMGTLSEGQKSRIVFALLAIESPNMILLDEPTNGLDIPTIDSLAEAINAYSGGVVVVSHDFRLLDKIAKDIMVCENQTVTRWDGSIGQYKDYLRKKMLQAGAV, encoded by the exons ATGGTCTCTGCTTCCAAGGCTGCCCGTCTGGCCAAGCGTGGTGAcgaaaagaagaagccctCCAAGTCCAAGGGCAATGAGACTCAAGACGCTGACACCAGCAACCCATTGCCGGCGGACGAGCAACCCGCCACCACCGGCGAAAAGATGAAAGACGTTGAGAAGCTCACAGCTCAGATGGACAAGCACGGTCTGTCGGACCGTGTCACCACCGGTGTCCTCGCCTCGCAGGAATCCTCTCGCGACGTTAAGATCACTTCCGCCTCGCTGGTGTTCCACGGAAAGGTCCTGTTCAACGACTCTACTCTCGAACTGAACTACGGTCGTCGCTACGGTCTCTTGGGTGAGAACGGTTGCGGAAAGTCCACTCTGCTCAAGTCCATTGCCTCGCGGGAATTCCCCATTCCTGAGCACATCGATGTCTATCTCCTGAACGAGGGTGCTCCTCCTACCGAGTATGGTGCTCTGGAGTGGGTTGTCCGCCAGGCAGAGGAGCAGATGCAGCGGATGGAAGAGAAAGCGGAAGAACTCCTTGAGTCTCTCGGTCCTGACAGCCCCATTCTCATGGACCTGTATGAC GAAATCGACAAAATGGACCCCTCCACCTTCCACACCCGTGCCTCCCTGATTCTCACGGGTCTTGGTTTCAACAAGACCACCATCAACAAGAAGACCAAGGACATGTCTGGTGGTTGGCGTATGCGTGTGGCGCTCGGAAAGGCCCTCTTCGTCAAGCCCTCGCTGCTGCTCCTGGACGACCCCACCGCTCACTTGGATCTTGAAGCCTGTGTGTGGTTGGAAGAATACATGAAGAAGTGGGACCGCACTCTGGTCCTCGTTTCTCACTCCATGGATTTCTTGAACGGTGTCTGCACCAACATGCTTGATATGCGTATGAAGCAGCTCCTCTACTACGGTGGTAACTACGACTCGTACCACAAGACCCGCTCCGAACAGGAGACCAACCAAATGAAGGCCTACGCCAAGCAGCAGGAAGAAATTGCTCACATCAAGAAGTTCATTGCTTCGGCTGGTACATATGCCAACCTGGTCCGTCAGGCCAAGTCGCGTCAGAAGATTCTGGACAAGATGGAGGCCGATGGTTTCATCCAGCCCGTTATCCCCGACCGTACCTTCTCCTTCCGTTTCGCCGATGTCGAGAAGCTCCCTCCCCCCGTCTTGTCGTTTGATGATGTTAGCTTCTCCTACTCTGGCAAGTGGGAAGATACCCTCTACCGCAACCTCGACTTTGGCGTGGACATGGACTCCCGTACTGCCCTTGTCGGTCCCAACGGTGTGGGCAAGTCAACTCTCCTCCGTCTGATGACCGGCAAGCTGAGCCCCATCGGTGGTCGTGTTTCCCGCCATACCCACTTGAAGCTGGGCATGTACTCTCAGCACTCCGCTGAGCAGCTCGACTTGACCAAGTCCGCTCTTGAGTTCGTCCGTGACAGGTTCCCCGAGAAGAGCCAGGACTACCAGTACTGGCGTCAGCAGCTGGGCCGCTACGGTCTCTCCGGTGAATCGCAGATGGCCCTCATGGGTACTCTGTCGGAGGGTCAGAAGAGCCGTATCGTCTTTGCCCTGCTTGCCATTGAGTCGCCCAACATGATTCTGCTGGACGAGCCTACGAACGGTCTCGATATCCCCACCATTGACAGTTTGGCTGAGGCCATCAATGCCTACAGCGGTGGTGTTGTTGTCGTGTCCCACGACTTCCGTCTGCTCGACAAGATTGCCAAGGACATTATGGTCTGTGAAAACCAGACCGTCACCCGGTGGGACGGATCCATTGGACAGTACAAGGATTACCTGCGTAAGAAGATGCTTCAGGCCGGCGCTGTCTAG
- a CDS encoding HPP family protein (COG:T;~EggNog:ENOG410PMXU;~InterPro:IPR007065;~PFAM:PF04982;~TransMembrane:5 (o57-81i93-110o122-139i151-169o189-210i)) yields the protein MPEVHSHSPSKSRVDWSRWHFDIDNYLNRFIPAPPWRWVPRPISHFFGYRGDQSPRAIGNLVIAFWALIGVFCGVSVTMSVSMRVPAFQHHNAPLIIASMGAAAVLQFALIDSPFAQPRNAILGQVIASAIGVGIAKLFALNPHAEALPELSAPLACAIVTAVMVLTNTSHPPAGATAVLAVTEGAGMGWWLIPVVILESTLMVAVACLINNIQRRYPAYWWTPVALSRKREEDVEKAKKEEAEVISSSSSVKESLSEQPIQIVIRRDEVIMPDNIWITAEEREVLETISHRLR from the exons ATGCCTGAGGTGCATTCGCATTCTCCCTCCAAGTCCCGGGTGGACTGGTCCCGCTGGCATTTCGATATCGACAACTATCTGAATCGGTTCATTCCTGCGCCTCCTTGGCGATGGGTCCCCCGGCCTATCTCGCATTTCTTCGGATATCGAGGTGACCAGTCGCCGCGGGCTATTGGTAACCTGGTCATCGCCTTCTGGGCATTAATCGGGGTGTTTTGTGGTGTGTCTGTGACCATGTCGGTGTCGATGAGAGTGCCGGCTTTCCAACATCATAATGCACCACTTATTATTGCCAGTATG GGAGCCGCGGCAGTATTGCAATTCGCCTTGATCGATTCACCTTTTGCCCAGCCTCGCAACGCGATCCTTGGACAAGTCATTGCCTCTGCCATCGGAGTCGGAATAGCCAAGTTATTTGCATTGAATCCCCATGCGGAAGCCTTGCCAGAACTCAGTGCACCCCTCGCTTGTGCCATCGTAACGGCCGTCATGGTGCTCACCAACACATCGCACCCCCCGGCAGGTGCCACAGCCGTACTGGCAGTCACTGAAGGCGCAGGCATGGGCTGGTGGTTAATACCTGTCGTGATTTTAGAATCGACACTCATGGTGGCCGTAGCGTGTCTGATCAACAACATTCAACGACGGTATCCTGCGTACTGGTGGACTCCTGTGGCATTGTCACGCAAACGAGAGGAGGACGTTgagaaggccaagaaggaagaagctgAAGTCATCTCCAGCTCAAGTAGCGTTAAAGAGAGCTTATCAGAGCAACCTATACAGATAGTGATTCGACGGGATGAGGTGATCATGCCGGACAACATCTGGATCACGGCGGAGGAACGAGAGGTCCTGGAGACCATCAGCCACCGGTTACGATAG
- a CDS encoding NAD-dependent epimerase/dehydratase family protein (COG:M;~EggNog:ENOG410PMQ8;~InterPro:IPR001509,IPR036291;~PFAM:PF04321,PF16363,PF13460,PF01370;~go_function: GO:0003824 - catalytic activity [Evidence IEA]), with the protein MGKRIIVTGGTGKAGQHIITHLLSRGHEIFNIDLASLPPQIAPESLVHTLRADLTDSDQVHGAFTSHFKITEPFRDDPLGKDRPDAVIHLAGYSRNMIVPDNETFRTNTMSTYNVVEAACRLGIKKVIIASSVTVYGVSYAEGDVGFPSFPVDEEVDANPMDSYAIAKVCGEGVARGFARRFPGVDIYVLRIGRVVNPEEYQQDMFASYVKEPERWAVHGWSYIDSRDLGEMCHLSVEKDGLGFQVFNATNDEITNYESTRKFLERVSPGTPFTREMGEREAPLSNRKIKELLGFREGHPWQKYYESK; encoded by the coding sequence ATGGGCAAAAGAATCATCGTCACGGGCGGCACCGGCAAAGCCGGCCAACACATAATAACCCACCTCCTCTCCCGCGGCCACGAGATCTTCAACATCGACCTCGCTTCTCTCCCCCCACAAATTGCCCCCGAATCCCTCGTCCACACCCTCCGCGCCGACCTCACAGACTCCGACCAAGTCCACGGCGCCTTCACCTCGCACTTCAAGATCACCGAGCCCTTCCGCGACGACCCCCTAGGCAAAGACCGCCCCGACGCAGTCATTCATCTAGCCGGATACTCGCGGAACATGATTGTGCCCGACAACGAAACCTTCCGCACGAACACGATGTCTACGTATAATGTGGTCGAGGCGGCGTGTCGGCTGGGGATTAAGAAGGTGATTATTGCGAGTTCGGTTACGGTGTATGGGGTTAGTTATGCGGAGGGGGATGTTGGGTTTCCGAGTTTTCCGGTCGATGAGGAAGTTGATGCGAATCCGATGGATAGTTATGCTATTGCAAAGGTTTGTGGGGAGGGGGTTGCGAGGGGGTTTGCCAGACGGTTTCCCGGGGTGGATATTTATGTGCTGAGAATTGGGAGGGTGGTTAATCCGGAGGAGTATCAGCAGGATATGTTTGCTTCTTATGTGAAAGAACCGGAGAGATGGGCTGTGCATGGGTGGTCGTATATTGATTCGCGGGATTTGGGGGAGATGTGTCATTTGAGTGTTGAGAAGGATGGGTTGGGGTTTCAGGTGTTTAATGCTACGAATGATGAGATCACGAACTATGAGTCGACAAGGAAGTTTCTCGAGAGGGTTTCGCCGGGGACGCCGTTTACGAGGGAGATGGGGGAGAGGGAGGCGCCGCTCAGTAATAGAAAGATTAAGGAGTTGTTAGGGTTTCGGGAGGGCCATCCGTGGCAGAAGTATTATGAGAGTAAATAG
- a CDS encoding tyrosinase family protein (COG:G;~EggNog:ENOG410PMG2;~InterPro:IPR008922,IPR002227;~PFAM:PF00264;~SECRETED:SignalP(1-19);~go_function: GO:0016491 - oxidoreductase activity [Evidence IEA]), with the protein MRLYITCVMIAILAALVTTNSTPRIPDEVDVLANDALVNLIAYDRSHRDANQTCTLRNAAIRRECLIERKKYTNAMLCLMSKPPKLASTDAPGIRNRFDHFVSVHIRQTPAIHATVRPHPFEQALRNECGYDGYQPYWAWNKYAHDPINSPLFDGSDYSLSGNGEYVPHNATPVAPITNVPPGRGGGCVTTGPFKNMSMKLGPVGPTLKILGLKPQPGNGLDYNPRCLRRDISSYVSMRWTKSSDVTGLITNYTDIGSFQDTMQGNLTSDNIGVHGGGHYTIGGDPGGDFYVFPSEPAF; encoded by the exons ATGCGGCTCTATATCACTTGTGTGATGATTGCCATTCTGGCTGCATTGGTTACTACAAATTCTACACCACGCATCCCGGACGAGGTTGATGTCCTAGCCAACGATGCCCTGGTGAACCTTATTGCCTATGACCGGTCACACAGAGACGCGAACCAAACATGTACTCTTCGAAATGCGGCTATTCGGCGAGAGTG TCTAATAGAGAGGAAAAAGTATACCAATGCAATGCTTTGTCTAATGTCTAAGCCGCCAAAACTCGCATCCACAGACGCACCGGGCATCCGCAACCGATTCGATCACTTCGTATCTGTTCATATCAGACAGACTCCAGCCATCCACGCCACAGTACGTCCACATC CATTCGAGCAAGCCCTCCGCAACGAGTGTGGCTACGATGGCTATCAACCCTACTGGGCATGGAATAAATACGCACACGATCCAATAAACTCGCCTCTCTTCGATGGGTCCGATTACAGTTTGTCGGGCAATGGGGAGTATGTTCCGCATAATGCAACCCCTGTAGCACCCATTACCAACGTTCCGCCAGGTCGGGGTGGAGGATGTGTGACTACCGGTCCCTTCAAGAA TATGTCCATGAAGCTCGGCCCCGTCGGTCCGACACTAAAAATCCTCGGCCTCAAGCCCCAACCCGGAAATGGACTCGACTATAACCCCCGCTGCCTCCGACGGGATATCTCATCCTATGTCTCCATGAGATGGACCAAGTCCAGCGACGTTACTGGTCTTATCACGAACTACACAGACATCGGTTCCTTCCAAGACACTATGCAGGGAAATCTCACCTCAGACAATATTGGTGTTCACGGTGGAGGCCATTACACTATCGGCGGCGACCCGGGTGGT GACTTTTACGTTTTCCCTTCCGAACCAGCATTCTAA
- a CDS encoding putative MFS transporter (COG:G;~EggNog:ENOG410QEH0;~InterPro:IPR036259;~TransMembrane:6 (o20-40i47-67o73-92i104-126o146-170i203-225o)), with protein sequence QNATELAQKRFNVDAIKAGWYSSLSQYAGFFLVPCLGIFIDVLGNRASVMCICGIGMFLSMALVNFAKTQAGTGASFGIYAIAMSLGPTSVIDSIRTTLWHQSVFGSAYALKVTMNNAMSIIIRIITGALQDADNDSYRRVVRVYLFLAAGSVAVGLVILVGAIFSENLAPLQWTRKQRIARGEDIVMLREKHLFTHRNRSRWIAVTCFSALMLLTIGSWVAYIWGAVTGHNS encoded by the exons CAAAATGCGACGGAGCTGGCGCAGAAGAGGTTCAATGTTGATGCAATTAAGGCGGGGTGGTATAGTTCGTTATCGCAATATGCTG GATTCTTTCTGGTCCCGTGTTTGGGTATTTTCATTGATGTTCTCGGAAATCGAGCATCAGTTA TGTGCATATGCGGAATTGGCATGTTCCTAAGCATGGCCCTAGTCAACTTTGCCAAAACGCAAGCCGGAACCGGCGCATCGTTTGGCATATACGCCATCGCGATGTCTCTAGGTCCGACATCCGTCATCGACAGTATCCGGACAACCCTCTGGCACCAATCAGTCTTTGGATCTGCATATGCACTGAAGGTTACCATGAATAATGC AATGAGCATCATAATCCGAATCATCACCGGTGCTCTTCAAGACGCTGACAATGACTCCTACCGCCGTGTCGTCCGTGTCTACCTCTTTCTCGCTGCTGGATCTGTAGCGGTCGGCCTGGTGATTCTGGTCGGGGCAATATTTAGCGAGAATTTGGCGCCGTTGCAGTGGACTCGGAAGCAGAGAATTGCCCGTGGAGAGGATATTGTGATGCTCCGCGAGAAGCACCTTTTCACGCATCGTAATCGCAGTAGGTGGATTGCGGTTACTTGTTTCAGCGCCCTCATGTTGCTTACCATTGGGAGTTGGGTGGCATATATCTGGGGTGCTGTTACGGGGCACAATTCATAG